A genomic stretch from Sphaerodactylus townsendi isolate TG3544 linkage group LG15, MPM_Stown_v2.3, whole genome shotgun sequence includes:
- the LOC125444081 gene encoding olfactory receptor 14A16-like, giving the protein MAYDRYVAICNPLHYETIMHRGACIQMAVSAWIAGILNGVLHSGGTFAITFCSNMIDQFFCEAPQILKLACSNMYLVEVGVIILSSFFGLGCFIYIIFTYVLIFRAVLRIPSVDGQKKAISTCLPHLTVISLLIFTGIFAYGRPQSYSSSDLNVLSAIIYAIIPPLLNPFIYSMRNKDIKTALLKFFNCGHFSKIIARNVFLQK; this is encoded by the coding sequence aTGGCATACGATCGGTATGTGGCTATCTGCAATCCATTGCACTATGAGACTATTATGCACAGAGGAGCCTGCATTCAGATGGCGGTCAGTGCATGGATTGCTGGTATACTCAATGGTGTGTTACACAGTGGAGGAACTTTTGCTATCACCTTCTGCTCCAATATGATCGATCAGTTCTTCTGTGAAGCACCACAGATTCTAAAACTTGCATGTTCAAACATGTATCTAGTTGAAGTTGGAGTGATTATTTTGAGCTCTTTCTTTGGACTGGGATGCTTCATCTACATCATTTTTACCTATGTGCTGATTTTTCGGGCAGTGCTTAGAATCCCTTCCGTGGATGGTCAGAAAAAAGCCATCTCCACTTGTCTTCCCCACCTCACTGTGATCTCTTTGCTTATCTTTACTGGCATCTTTGCCTATGGGCGGCCTCAGAGTTACAGTTCATCTGACCTGAATGTTCTGTCTGCAATAATTTATGCTATAATTCCTCCCTTGCTCAATCCATTCATTTATAGCATGAGAAACAAGGACATCAAGACTGCATTGCTGAAGTTCTTTAATTGTGGACATTTTTCTAAAATTATTGCTAGGAATGTTTTTCTACAAAAATGA
- the LOC125444080 gene encoding olfactory receptor 14A16-like — protein sequence MDSRSKMPNLTSTSEFLLLEYSDIREVRIICFFVFLTVYLTAVTGNLLIILAVALDQHLHTPMYFFLMNLAILDLGSVSVTVPKAMASSLMNNWSISYSGCVAQVFLLLLFLQSDFFILTIMAHDRYVAICNPLQYETIMHRGACIQMTVSAWIAGILNGVLHSGGTFFITFCSNIIDQFFCEVPQILKLACSDMYLVEVALIIFGSSLGLGCFIFIIVTYVQIFAAVLRIPSVHGQKKAISTCLPHLTVVCLLVFSGIFAYVRPHSYSSSDLNVLFAVIYAVVPPLLNPFIYSMRNKDIKNALLKLCDLSYFSKVGAKAEKALAHIEAKRTSHGPGAEA from the exons ATGGATAGCAGAAGCAAAATGCCTAATCTTACCTCCACGTCTGAATTTCTGCTCCTGGAATACTCAGACATTCGAGAAGTACGGATCATATGTTTCTTTGTGTTCCTCACAGTATATTTGACTGCAGTGACTGGCAACCTTCTGATCATCCTTGCTGTAGCCCTGGATCAACATCTGCACACCCCCATGTACTTCTTTCTCATGAATTTGGCCATTCTGGACCTTGGCTCAGTTTCTGTCACGGTACCCAAAGCCATGGCCAGTTCTCTCATGAACAATTGGTCAATTTCTTATTCAGGATGTGTAGCTCAagttttcttattattattatttctacaGTCAGATTTTTTCATCTTGACAATAATGGCACATGATCGGTATGTGGCTATCTGCAATCCATTGCAATATGAGACAATTATGCACAGAGGAGCCTGCATTCAGATGACGGTCAGTGCATGGATTGCTGGTATACTTAATGGAGTGTTACACAGTGGAGGAACATTTTTTATCACCTTCTGCTCCAACATCATCGATCAGTTCTTCTGTGAAGTCCCACAGATTTTGAAACTTGCCTGTTCAGACATGTATCTAGTGGAAGTTGCTTTGATTATATTTGGTTCTTCCCTTGGATTAGGATGCTTCATCTTCATCATTGTCACTTATGTGCAGATTTTTGCAGCAGTGCTCAGAATCCCTTCCGTGCATGGTCAGAAAAAGGCCATCTCCACCTGCCTTCCCCACCTCACTGTGGTCTGTTTGCTTGTATTTAGTGGTATCTTTGCCTATGTGAGGCCTCACAGTTACTCTTCATCTGACTTGAATGTACTTTTCGCAGTAATTTATGCTGTAGTCCCTCCCTTGCTCAATCCATTCATTTatagcatgagaaacaaagaCATTAAAAATGCATTGTTGAAACTCTGTGATTTAAGTTACTTTTCTAAA GTGGGTGctaaggctgaaaaggccctggcccacattGAGGCCAAACGGACCTCCCATGGGCCAGGGGCAGAAGCTTAG
- the LOC125444079 gene encoding olfactory receptor 14A16-like, with amino-acid sequence MNLGSKMPNLTSATEFLLLQFSDIREVQILYFFVFLTIYLIAVTGNLLIILAVALDHHLHTPMYFFLMNLAILDLGSVSVTFPKTMANSLMNSRSISYLGCVAQVFFLFQFMGADFAILTVMAHDRFVAICNPLQYEIIMHRGACIQMAASAWIAGTLNGMLQTAGTFSITFCSNMIDQFFCEIPQMLKLSYSDLYLVEVGLITFCSSFALGCFIFIIVSYVRIFEAVLKIPSAHGQKKAISTCLPHLTVVSLLTFTGMFAYLRPQSYPSSDLNVISAIIYALFPPLLNPFIYSMRNKEIKTALLKLSDCGHFSKIIAKKAFLQK; translated from the coding sequence ATGAATCTTGGAAGTAAAATGCCCAACCTTACCTCCGCAACTGAATTTCTGCTCCTGCAATTTTCAGACATCCGAGAAGTACAGATCTTATACTTCTTTGTATTCCTCACCATATACTTGATTGCAGTGACTGGCAACCTTCTCATCATCCTTGCTGTAGCCCTGGACCATCATCTGCACACTCCCATGTACTTCTTTCTCATGAACTTGGCCATTCTGGACCTTGGCTCAGTTTCTGTCACATTTCCCAAAACGATGGCCAATTCCCTCATGAACAGCAGGTCAATTTCTTATTTGGGGTGTGTAGCTCaagttttcttccttttccaattTATGGGAGCAGATTTTGCAATTCTAACAGTGATGGCCCATGACCGGTTTGTGGCTATCTGCAATCCATTGCAATATGAAATAATTATGCACAGAGGAGCCTGTATTCAAATGGCAGCCAGCGCATGGATTGCTGGCACACTTAATGGTATGTTACAGACTGCTGGAACTTTTAGTATCACCTTTTGCTCCAACATGATTGATCAGTTCTTCTGTGAAATACCACAGATGCTAAAGCTCTCCTATTCAGATCTGTATCTGGTAGAAGTTGGTTTGATTACATTTTGTTCTTCCTTTGCATTAGGATGTTTCATCTTCATCATTGTCAGCTATGTGCGGATTTTTGAAGCAGtgctcaaaatcccttctgcGCATGGTCAGAAAAAGGCCATTTCCACTTGCCTTCCCCATCTCACTGTGGTCTCTTTGCTTACCTTTACTGGCATGTTTGCCTATTTGAGACCTCAGAGTTACCCTTCATCTGACCTGAACGTTATTTCTGCAATAATTTATGCTCTTTTTCCTCCCTTGCTCAATCCATTCATTTatagcatgagaaacaaagaAATCAAGACTGCATTGTTGAAGCTCTCTGATTGTGGGCATTTTTCTAAAATAATTGCTAAGAAAGCTTTCCTACAAAAGTGA